A region of Pleionea litopenaei DNA encodes the following proteins:
- a CDS encoding penicillin-binding protein activator, producing the protein MQKIIIVLIALMLISCGTKRLGTTSASINDANSFLSMAKTSQQPEKSQYLLKAAVILAQKAQYLKAQETFSLIKLEYLNNQEQETYYLYYGLALQKLAQTQAALNLLQKIKSPSQHSIDWQIQYQSTLSDAYLNDGNYYEAAKIRVELEDLLMTEEAIKENHTYIWQALEQISEDFLKVYQTEFSDPSINGWLELSYLTRKNRQQPEQLLKAIETWRQRYPLHPANSQMPEELELVASAKIYKPKQVALLLPLSGRLANGGRMIRDGFFAAHYQAMTAGDLVIKVYDTAMSLSPLTPYQNAIDEGADFIVGPLTKEAVDEIAQQENHPIPQLSLNLSEKVLSLPQEYYQFGLPVEDEARQIATLAIAKKRETAIVLAPNNEQGQRTVQAFREVFEQLDGQIAEVQWFDDPRNIKELVQQLLNVDNSEVRAKRLQQILGTPLEFVQRRRQDADMVFLAASPTDARRIKPFLNYYFAQDLPVYSISRINSGDNEPSLNSDLNGIVFTDSPLMISSDPSMKQLREDLKTISPGVSSSLGRLFALGFDAYNLISDLNVLKAINTFSKDGLSGRLNVDAQGKVTRTLSVAKFQNGIAREIDPATTED; encoded by the coding sequence ATGCAAAAAATCATCATTGTTTTGATTGCCTTAATGCTAATTTCATGTGGCACAAAGCGCTTAGGTACAACTTCGGCAAGTATCAACGACGCGAATAGCTTTCTCAGTATGGCCAAAACGAGTCAACAACCTGAAAAAAGTCAGTATTTGCTCAAAGCGGCTGTCATTCTGGCACAGAAAGCACAATATTTAAAAGCACAAGAAACGTTTTCACTCATTAAGCTTGAGTATCTTAATAATCAAGAGCAAGAGACCTATTATTTATATTATGGTTTAGCCTTGCAAAAGCTCGCTCAAACACAGGCTGCGTTGAACCTGTTGCAAAAAATTAAATCTCCGTCTCAACACTCCATCGATTGGCAAATTCAATATCAATCAACCCTTTCTGATGCTTACCTGAATGATGGAAACTACTATGAAGCCGCTAAAATCAGAGTGGAACTTGAAGACCTGTTAATGACCGAAGAGGCGATTAAAGAGAATCATACTTATATTTGGCAAGCACTGGAGCAAATTTCAGAAGATTTTCTTAAGGTTTATCAAACTGAATTTTCAGATCCATCAATTAATGGATGGCTAGAACTGAGCTATTTAACTCGAAAAAATAGACAACAACCAGAGCAGCTGCTCAAGGCCATTGAGACATGGAGACAACGATATCCATTACACCCCGCTAATAGTCAAATGCCAGAAGAATTAGAATTAGTCGCCAGCGCGAAAATCTATAAGCCCAAGCAAGTCGCGTTACTTCTGCCTTTGTCGGGTCGGCTTGCGAATGGTGGAAGAATGATTCGAGATGGTTTTTTTGCAGCACACTATCAAGCCATGACCGCAGGCGATTTAGTGATTAAAGTTTATGACACAGCTATGTCACTCTCTCCGTTAACGCCATATCAAAACGCGATTGATGAAGGCGCTGATTTTATCGTTGGTCCCTTGACCAAAGAAGCCGTCGATGAAATAGCGCAACAAGAAAACCATCCTATTCCTCAATTAAGTTTAAATTTATCGGAGAAGGTGTTGAGTCTGCCGCAAGAATACTACCAGTTTGGTTTACCGGTAGAAGATGAAGCTCGGCAAATTGCTACACTGGCAATTGCGAAGAAACGAGAAACCGCCATCGTCCTTGCGCCAAACAATGAACAAGGGCAAAGAACAGTACAGGCGTTCCGAGAAGTATTTGAACAACTTGATGGGCAAATAGCAGAAGTACAATGGTTCGATGATCCTCGCAATATTAAGGAACTCGTACAGCAACTTCTCAATGTCGACAACAGTGAAGTGAGAGCAAAACGCTTACAGCAAATTCTTGGCACCCCTCTGGAGTTTGTGCAACGTCGAAGACAAGATGCTGATATGGTGTTCTTGGCGGCATCACCTACCGATGCTCGCCGCATTAAACCCTTTTTAAACTACTATTTTGCGCAAGACTTACCGGTTTACTCCATCTCGAGAATTAACTCTGGAGACAATGAGCCGTCTTTAAACAGTGACCTCAATGGCATTGTGTTTACTGATAGTCCATTGATGATTTCTTCCGATCCCTCCATGAAGCAACTCAGAGAAGACCTTAAAACGATTTCACCTGGAGTTTCTTCGTCACTCGGTCGACTATTTGCATTAGGCTTTGATGCTTACAATTTGATTTCTGACTTAAATGTATTGAAAGCAATCAACACATTTAGTAAAGACGGTCTTTCTGGGCGGCTAAACGTTGATGCCCAGGGCAAAGTCACCCGCACGCTGAGTGTCGCTAAATTCCAAAATGGAATTGCTCGTGAAATTGATCCAGCAACTACTGAAGATTAA
- a CDS encoding YraN family protein has product MKLIQQLLKINNNTQKKGLKLESPTQKCGEYFELQAIELLQKKGFKLIARNFQCKLGEIDVIMQDSSTLVFVEVRYRKDSYHGSAEESITPSKQKKLIKTTEFFCLQNPQFQSLSKRIDVVAFNPPKVNIIHNAVVQ; this is encoded by the coding sequence GTGAAATTGATCCAGCAACTACTGAAGATTAACAATAATACTCAAAAGAAAGGTCTCAAACTTGAGAGCCCAACTCAGAAGTGTGGAGAGTATTTTGAATTACAGGCGATCGAACTTTTGCAAAAGAAAGGGTTCAAACTTATAGCGCGAAACTTTCAATGTAAGCTTGGTGAAATCGATGTAATCATGCAAGATAGCTCCACATTGGTTTTTGTTGAAGTTCGATATCGAAAAGACAGCTATCATGGCAGTGCGGAAGAAAGCATCACTCCAAGCAAACAGAAAAAACTGATTAAGACAACAGAGTTCTTTTGTTTGCAAAACCCGCAATTTCAGAGTCTATCAAAACGGATAGATGTGGTAGCCTTCAACCCACCTAAAGTAAATATTATTCATAATGCAGTCGTTCAATAA
- a CDS encoding D-sedoheptulose-7-phosphate isomerase: MPERIDEAGQIMVKSLIEGGKIIACGNGASALNASYFAQILLNQLTRERPSLPAIALETHPLAITNNLSKQDLLDGYAKQVRAYGQPGDVLLVFTTSGQSSNIIKAIETALSRDMYIIAITASDGGSVAGLIGSNDVEIRIPAMSLPRVIEVQLLVTHTLCDFIDNSLFGEI, from the coding sequence TTGCCAGAGAGAATTGATGAAGCTGGGCAAATCATGGTTAAAAGCTTAATCGAAGGCGGAAAAATTATCGCTTGCGGTAACGGAGCTAGCGCCCTGAATGCATCCTATTTTGCGCAAATTCTACTCAATCAATTAACTCGAGAACGGCCAAGTCTTCCTGCGATTGCTCTAGAAACTCATCCTCTAGCGATTACAAACAACCTTTCTAAACAAGACTTACTCGACGGCTACGCCAAACAAGTTAGAGCTTACGGCCAACCAGGAGATGTTTTGCTGGTATTTACAACCAGTGGCCAGTCTTCAAACATTATCAAAGCGATTGAAACGGCGCTTAGTCGAGATATGTATATTATCGCCATCACTGCGAGTGATGGTGGAAGTGTTGCCGGTTTAATCGGTTCAAATGATGTCGAGATTCGAATACCTGCGATGTCCCTACCAAGAGTGATCGAGGTTCAGTTATTAGTAACACATACGTTATGCGACTTCATCGACAATAGTTTATTCGGAGAAATTTAA
- a CDS encoding BON domain-containing protein: MIKQFTPLLIATLILSGCAVSNNQSEGPKTRRDMATVIADEQLELDAIKAVFDSDELWSKSDIDIVSFNKTVLLVGQTPTASLKQKADSLVKSIPGVKRVFNEIRVAAPTSTLTYLGDLSITSKVKTALFIDDNLDSAKIKVVTEDSEVFLMGLISKEEADKAISITRNVSGVKRVIQAFEIVK; this comes from the coding sequence ATGATTAAACAATTCACGCCTTTACTTATAGCGACGCTGATCCTTTCAGGTTGTGCCGTGTCAAATAATCAAAGTGAGGGACCAAAAACGCGTCGAGATATGGCGACGGTCATAGCGGATGAGCAATTAGAGCTGGATGCGATTAAAGCGGTATTCGACAGCGATGAATTATGGTCTAAAAGCGATATAGACATTGTGAGCTTTAACAAAACTGTCCTATTAGTTGGTCAAACCCCAACGGCAAGCCTTAAGCAAAAAGCTGACAGCTTGGTTAAAAGCATACCGGGAGTTAAGCGTGTATTTAATGAAATTCGCGTCGCTGCGCCAACCAGTACACTGACTTATTTGGGCGATCTCAGCATTACATCGAAAGTAAAAACCGCTTTGTTCATCGATGACAATCTTGATTCAGCAAAAATAAAAGTAGTGACCGAAGACAGTGAAGTATTTTTAATGGGCCTTATTTCTAAGGAAGAAGCAGATAAGGCAATTTCGATTACGCGAAATGTCTCTGGTGTTAAACGCGTTATTCAAGCTTTTGAGATCGTTAAGTAA
- a CDS encoding ClpXP protease specificity-enhancing factor produces the protein MADFSSNKPYLIRALYEWILDNQGTPHLIVNADYPGVQVPREHVNNGEIVLNVSPHAVQGLVLENEEVHFNARFSGVARVIRVPVAAILAIIARENAQGMAFPVEEYQEDEPAEFGDSNIQNVTSESVTSESAIQEDTNHLNETTGEQGNEKSAKSSTRKRSHLKVVK, from the coding sequence GTAACAAGCCTTATCTCATACGCGCCTTGTATGAGTGGATTTTAGACAATCAAGGAACTCCGCATTTAATTGTTAATGCGGACTATCCTGGCGTTCAAGTTCCTCGTGAGCATGTTAACAACGGTGAAATCGTACTCAATGTCTCGCCACATGCCGTACAGGGTTTAGTATTAGAAAATGAAGAAGTGCATTTTAATGCGCGTTTTTCAGGCGTAGCGCGGGTTATCAGAGTTCCTGTAGCGGCAATCTTGGCTATTATTGCCCGAGAAAATGCTCAAGGAATGGCGTTTCCCGTCGAAGAATATCAAGAAGATGAGCCTGCCGAATTTGGTGATTCAAACATTCAAAATGTCACCTCAGAAAGCGTCACTTCAGAAAGCGCCATTCAAGAAGACACCAATCACCTTAATGAAACAACGGGTGAGCAAGGTAACGAAAAAAGCGCTAAGTCTTCGACGAGAAAACGCTCTCACTTGAAAGTCGTTAAGTAA